The following are encoded together in the Humulus lupulus chromosome 5, drHumLupu1.1, whole genome shotgun sequence genome:
- the LOC133778297 gene encoding leucoanthocyanidin dioxygenase-like, with translation MVTAPRVESLASSGIQSIPKEYVRPEEELKNIGNVFEEEKKVEGPQVPTIDLKAVNSDDPAVREKCREELKRAAAEWGVMHLVNHGIPDELINRVKKAGQTFFSLPVEEKEKYANDQASTKIQGYGSKLANNASGQLEWEDYFFHLVYPEDKRDLSIWPKTPADYIEATSEYARLLRGLTTTILSVLSLGLGLEEDRLEKEVGGVEELLLQMKINYYPKCPQPELALGVEAHTDVSALTFLLHNMVPGLQLFYEGNWVTAKCVPNSIIMHIGDTIEILSNGKYKSILHRSLVNKEKVRVSWAVFCEPPKEKIILKPLPEVISEAEPPLFPPRTFAQHIEHKLFRKTQELNGSK, from the exons atgGTGACAGCTCCAAGAGTAGAGAGCTTAGCAAGCAGTGGGATTCAATCCATCCCAAAAGAGTATGTGAGACCAGAAGAGGAGTTAAAGAACATAGGCAACGTTTTCGAGGAGGAGAAGAAAGTTGAGGGGCCTCAAGTACCGACCATTGATTTAAAGGCCGTAAATTCTGATGACCCTGCTGTGAGGGAGAAATGCAGAGAGGAGTTGAAGAGGGCTGCGGCGGAGTGGGGTGTCATGCACCTCGTCAACCATGGCATCCCCGACGAGCTCATCAATCGAGTCAAGAAAGCCGGGCAGACCTTCTTCAGTCTTCCCGTTGAAGAGAAGGAAAAGTATGCTAATGACCAGGCCTCTACGAAGATCCAGGGCTATGGTAGCAAGCTTGCTAACAACGCTAGTGGCCAGCTCGAGTGGGAAGACTACTTCTTTCACCTTGTTTATCCTGAGGACAAGCGTGACTTGTCCATCTGGCCCAAGACACCAGCTGATTATAT TGAGGCAACAAGCGAGTATGCAAGGCTACTAAGAGGACTAACAACCACCATATTGTCAGTACTATCTCTAGGGTTGGGATTGGAAGAAGATAGGCTAGAGAAGGAAGTTGGAGGCGTAGAAGAGCTTCTCCTCCAAATGAAGATCAACTACTACCCAAAATGCCCTCAGCCAGAGCTGGCCCTCGGCGTGGAAGCCCATACCGACGTCAGCGCCCTCACCTTCCTCCTCCACAACATGGTCCCAGGGCTGCAGCTGTTCTACGAAGGGAATTGGGTGACAGCCAAGTGTGTCCCCAACTCCATCATCATGCACATTGGTGACACCATTGAGATTTTGAGCAATGGCAAGTACAAGAGCATCCTTCACAGGAGTTTGGTCAACAAGGAGAAGGTTAGGGTTTCCTGGGCTGTTTTCTGTGAGCCACCTAAGGAAAAGATCATCCTCAAGCCGCTGCCGGAAGTCATCTCTGAGGCGGAGCCACCACTCTTCCCTCCACGTACTTTTGCTCAGCATATTGAGCACAAGTTGTTTAGGAAGACTCAAGAGCTTAATGGTTCCAAATAA
- the LOC133780024 gene encoding uncharacterized protein LOC133780024: protein MVEKKVYLLLLLLMDNCNILSWNFSGLNSSNKHTTLIEKCSRNKIGVGGFLETKTKGNKAKEFMEHKLPNWDFYSSSVTEGRILVVLRETFVRVTIIEETNQYVHCMVKLPGQRQAFCVTFVYGLNTMEGRRSLWQGLHRLSLPIKAWIILGDFNAIFTGMDRSGGKLFSAMELANSLQWLAGTQVETLKSTGSYFTWMNNQEGPGRIYSKIDHVFTNEDWLDIFPHSTAVFRWEVVSDHYSCVVSIMTMENVGIKLFRFYNFWTDHQDFKEVVMNNWRKPIKGTGLRAIYLKTMRLKHKLKRFNRDNIGDIGLNYQEAYQDAQLQAQFHPQDYIFQEVVKAAAKAFTVQEHMYHSFLAQRSKITWLRKGDMNTSYFHACLKKRRAENGVATYITEQGRLIDNFHDVVSHFVEHFRSYLGRPSSAMG from the coding sequence ATGGTGGAAAAGAAGGTAtatcttcttctacttcttcttatGGATAATTGCAATATATTGAGCTGGAACTTTAGTGGACTGAATAGTTCAAATAAGCATACAACACTCATAGAAAAATGTAGTAGGAATAAAATAGGTGTTGGTGGTTTTTTAGAAACCAAAACGAAGGGGAATAAAGCTAAGGAATTCATGGAGCATAAACTTCCTAACTGGGATTTTTATTCTAGTTCTGTTACTGAAGGCAGAATTTTGGTTGTTTTGAGGGAGACTTTTGTGAGGGTTACTATTATAGAGGAGACTAATCAATATGTTCATTGTATGGTTAAGTTGCCTGGTCAGAGGCAAGCTTTTTGTGTTACTTTTGTCTATGGGCTCAATACGATGGAGGGAAGGAGAAGTTTATGGCAAGGGTTACATAGGCTTTCGCTCCCTATTAAAGCTTGGATTatattgggggattttaatgCAATTTTTACTGGTATGGACAGATCTGGAGGGAAACTGTTTTCTGCAATGGAGTTGGCTAACTCTCTTCAATGGCTTGCTGGTACTCAAGTTGAGACTCTTAAGAGTACTGGTTCTTATTTTACTTGGATGAATAATCAAGAAGGTCCAGGTAGAATTTACTCTAAAATTGACCATGTGTTCACGAATGAGGATTGGCTTGATATTTTTCCTCATTCTACAGCTGTGTTTCGGTGGGAAGTAGTTTCGGACCATTATTCGTGTGTTGTTTCTATCATGACTATGGAGAATGTGGGTATCAAATTATTTCGTTTCTATAATTTTTGGACAGATCATCAAGACTTCAAAGAGGTGGTAATGAATAATTGGAGGAAACCTATTAAGGGGACTGGTTTAAGGGCTATCTACTTGAAGACTATGAGGCTAAAGCACAAATTAAAGAGGTTTAACAGGGATAACATTGGTGATATTGGTCTAAATTATCAGGAGGCTTACCAGGATGCTCAACTTCAAGCTCAATTTCATCCTCAAGATTACATATTTCAAGAGGTAGTGAAGGCGGCTGCTAAAGCTTTTACTGTTCAGGAGCATATGTATCATAGTTTCTTAGCTCAAAGAAGTAAAATTACTTGGTTGAGGAAGGGAGATATGAACACATCATATTTTCATGCTTGTTTGAAAAAACGCAGAGCTGAAAATGGTGTTGCAACCTATATCACTGAACAAGGCAGATTGATAGATAACTTTCATGATGTAGTCTCTCACTTTGTGGAGCATTTTAGA